From a single Kitasatospora azatica KCTC 9699 genomic region:
- a CDS encoding pyranose oxidase, translated as MCADSIHTDTLIVGSGPVGATFARTLVEAGRQVHMIDAGPLLSARPGAHLKNSYLYQRNVDLFTSVIQGHLSLLSVPPRTRPEVTLDPSAFRVDHDRFRGFVNNNQNPAQDPETNLDAAAVCYAVGGMATHWTCATPRHHPRLERCELLDEAQWNELYEVSERLLGTRADAFEQSVRHRLVLGALHAEYPELDGPYGVRALPLAVERRRDNPALVHWSGTDTVLGPLAHTRLVGNSLVAEPESGGSFTLLPEHLCTRLVLDDAGERVEYAEVTDLADWRTIRIEAENFVVAGGAALTPQLLYASRIRPEALGRYLHEQPVAFCQIVLHQHLVDQVETEERFADQVRAHRKRSPEDPVPIPVDDPEPNVWIPVCEQRPWHCQIHRDAFHYGSVAPNIDPRLIVDLRWFGMIEPRRENRMTFSDTGQDSFGMPQPTFQFELTRQDRDQQHAMMRDMLRAASALGGFLPGSEPRFVAPGLPLHITGTTRIGEDPDTSVVDVNSQVWGLDNLYLGGNGLLPRPNASNPTLTSVALAVRAARHILAR; from the coding sequence ATGTGCGCCGACAGCATCCACACCGACACACTGATCGTCGGCTCCGGCCCGGTGGGCGCGACCTTCGCCCGCACCTTGGTGGAGGCCGGGCGGCAGGTCCACATGATCGACGCCGGGCCGCTGCTCTCCGCCCGCCCCGGCGCCCACCTCAAGAACAGCTACCTGTACCAGCGCAATGTGGACCTGTTCACCTCGGTGATCCAGGGGCATCTGTCGCTGCTCTCGGTGCCGCCCCGGACCCGGCCCGAAGTGACCCTGGACCCCTCGGCGTTCCGGGTGGACCACGACCGCTTCCGCGGCTTCGTGAACAACAACCAGAACCCGGCCCAGGATCCGGAGACCAACCTGGACGCGGCCGCGGTCTGCTACGCCGTCGGCGGCATGGCCACGCACTGGACCTGCGCCACCCCGCGGCACCACCCCCGACTGGAACGCTGCGAGTTGCTCGACGAGGCGCAGTGGAACGAGCTCTACGAGGTGAGCGAGCGCTTGCTCGGCACCCGCGCCGACGCCTTCGAGCAGTCCGTGCGCCACCGCCTGGTGCTGGGCGCGCTGCACGCGGAGTACCCCGAACTCGACGGGCCCTACGGGGTGCGGGCACTGCCGCTGGCCGTCGAACGCCGGCGCGACAACCCGGCGTTGGTGCACTGGAGCGGCACCGACACGGTGCTCGGACCGCTCGCCCACACCCGGCTGGTCGGCAACTCGCTGGTGGCCGAGCCGGAGTCCGGCGGCAGCTTCACCCTGCTGCCCGAACACCTCTGCACCAGGCTGGTGCTGGACGACGCCGGCGAACGGGTCGAGTACGCCGAGGTGACCGACCTGGCCGACTGGCGCACCATCCGGATCGAGGCGGAGAACTTCGTGGTGGCGGGCGGCGCCGCGCTCACCCCGCAACTGCTCTACGCCTCCCGGATCCGCCCGGAAGCACTCGGACGGTACCTGCACGAGCAGCCGGTGGCGTTCTGCCAGATCGTGCTGCACCAGCACCTGGTGGACCAGGTGGAGACCGAGGAGAGGTTCGCCGACCAGGTCCGCGCGCACCGCAAACGCAGCCCCGAGGACCCGGTGCCGATCCCGGTGGACGACCCCGAGCCGAACGTCTGGATCCCGGTCTGCGAACAGCGGCCCTGGCACTGCCAGATCCACCGGGACGCCTTCCACTACGGCAGCGTGGCCCCCAACATCGACCCGCGGCTGATCGTGGACCTGCGCTGGTTCGGCATGATCGAACCGCGCCGGGAGAACCGGATGACCTTCTCCGACACCGGCCAGGACAGCTTCGGGATGCCGCAGCCGACCTTCCAGTTCGAGCTGACCCGGCAGGACCGCGACCAACAGCACGCGATGATGCGCGACATGCTGCGCGCCGCCAGCGCGCTCGGCGGGTTCCTGCCCGGCTCGGAACCGCGGTTCGTCGCCCCCGGACTGCCGCTGCACATCACCGGCACCACCCGGATCGGCGAGGACCCGGACACCAGCGTGGTCGACGTCAACTCCCAGGTCTGGGGCCTGGACAACCTCTACCTCGGCGGCAA